In the Pirellulales bacterium genome, one interval contains:
- the gatB gene encoding Asp-tRNA(Asn)/Glu-tRNA(Gln) amidotransferase subunit GatB, with protein sequence MSDAPYDIIIGLEVHVQLQTQSKLFCGCSTKFAAPPNTQTCPICIGMPGTLPVMNHRAFQLALRAAVALNCEIAPFTKWDRKNYYYPDLPKGYQISQYDLPFSQHGWLEIYDPKGKVEHKRVGITRAHLEEDAGKSMHDEHAGKADSKIDLNRAGTPLVEIVSEPDMRSPAEAKAYLTELKLLLTYLGVSDCNMQEGSLRVDANINLHVHTPAGKVPTPIVEVKNVNSFRAVERAMAYEAQRQYDAWQETGKRLGDVPKTTRGWDDVNNVTYEQRHKEESSDYRYFPDPDLVPVRVSEAEVEHVRASLGELPSQLRERLEREQGITTYDADVLVNQGRELVDYYLALATACGDGKQASNWMQQDVLRTLNETSRTIGQFNLTPATLADLLRRVSAGEVATSRARDVFARMVERSESAAEAMQALGIERIDESELVAMCRELLAANPKIVADLKEGKQQAAGALVGQAKKRNPNVNPGRVRELCLELAAEF encoded by the coding sequence ATGAGCGACGCGCCGTACGACATCATCATCGGGCTGGAAGTCCACGTGCAGTTGCAGACGCAGAGCAAGCTGTTCTGCGGCTGCAGCACGAAATTCGCCGCGCCGCCGAACACGCAAACCTGCCCGATCTGCATCGGCATGCCCGGCACGCTGCCGGTGATGAACCATCGGGCGTTTCAACTCGCGTTGCGCGCGGCCGTCGCGCTGAATTGCGAGATTGCCCCGTTCACCAAGTGGGATCGCAAGAACTACTACTACCCCGACCTGCCGAAGGGCTATCAAATCAGCCAGTACGATTTGCCATTTTCGCAACACGGCTGGCTGGAGATCTATGATCCCAAAGGCAAGGTCGAACACAAGCGCGTAGGCATCACCCGGGCGCACCTGGAAGAAGACGCCGGCAAAAGCATGCACGACGAGCATGCCGGCAAGGCCGATAGCAAGATCGACCTGAACCGCGCCGGCACGCCGCTCGTGGAAATCGTCTCCGAGCCCGACATGCGCTCGCCGGCCGAGGCCAAGGCCTATCTGACCGAGCTGAAGTTGCTGCTGACCTATCTGGGCGTGTCCGACTGCAACATGCAGGAAGGCAGCCTGCGCGTCGACGCGAATATCAACCTGCATGTGCACACGCCCGCGGGCAAGGTGCCGACCCCGATCGTCGAGGTCAAGAACGTCAACAGTTTCCGCGCGGTCGAACGGGCCATGGCATACGAGGCGCAGCGCCAATACGACGCGTGGCAAGAGACGGGCAAACGCCTGGGCGATGTCCCCAAGACGACGCGCGGCTGGGACGACGTGAACAACGTCACCTACGAGCAGCGCCACAAGGAGGAGTCTAGCGACTACCGCTACTTCCCCGACCCCGACCTGGTGCCGGTGCGGGTCAGCGAGGCCGAGGTCGAACACGTGCGCGCCAGTCTGGGCGAGTTGCCCTCGCAGTTGCGCGAACGCCTGGAGCGCGAGCAGGGGATCACCACCTACGACGCCGACGTGCTCGTCAACCAGGGGCGCGAGCTGGTCGACTATTACCTGGCCCTGGCGACGGCCTGCGGCGACGGCAAACAGGCCAGCAACTGGATGCAACAAGACGTGCTCCGCACGTTGAACGAAACCAGCCGGACGATCGGCCAGTTCAATCTCACGCCCGCGACGTTGGCCGATCTGCTACGGCGCGTCTCGGCCGGCGAAGTGGCCACGAGCCGGGCGCGCGACGTGTTTGCCCGGATGGTCGAGCGTTCGGAGTCTGCCGCCGAGGCGATGCAGGCCTTGGGCATCGAGCGAATCGACGAGTCGGAGTTAGTGGCCATGTGCCGCGAACTGCTGGCAGCCAATCCGAAAATCGTGGCCGACCTGAAAGAGGGGAAGCAGCAAGCCGCCGGCGCCTTGGTCGGCCAGGCCAAGAAGCGCAATCCCAACGTGAACCCCGGTCGCGTTCGCGAACTGTGCTTGGAGCTGGCGGCCGAGTTCTAG